A section of the Phaseolus vulgaris cultivar G19833 chromosome 8, P. vulgaris v2.0, whole genome shotgun sequence genome encodes:
- the LOC137826356 gene encoding uncharacterized protein At5g02240-like translates to MATRVPFFCNATSLNQCHKYCGLSPSLPLPISSSSLRLRSLSLSSSSSLGVFSLAKKRNEEGVKRVTREFGVVAMAESAKSTVLVTGAGGRTGQIVYKKLKERPNQYVARGLVRTEESKQNIGAEDDVFIGDIRDAESIIPAIQGIDVLIILTSAVPLIKPGFDPTKGQRPEFYFDDGAYPEQVDWIGQKNQIDAAKAAGVKQIVLVGSMGGTDLNNPLNSLGNGNILVWKRKAEQYLADSGVPYTIIRAGGLQDKDGGLRELLVGKDDELLKTETRTISRADVAEVCIQALNYEEAKFKAFDLASKPEGAGSATKDFKALFSQITTRF, encoded by the exons ATGGCTACACGTGTTCCCTTTTTCTGCAATGCCACCTCCCTCAATCAATGCCATAAATATTGTGGGTTGTCACCGTCCCTTCCTCTACCGATTTCATCTTCCTCATTAAGGCTTcgctctctctctctttcttcttcttcttctttgggcGTCTTTTCTCTTGCGAAGAAGAGGAACGAGGAGGGTGTGAAGAGGGTGACGAGAGAATTCGGTGTTGTGGCCATGGCGGAGAGTGCCAAGAGTACCGTGCTTGTCACTGGAGCTGGTGGTCGCACAG GACAAATAGTTtacaaaaaattgaaagaaaggCCAAACCAGTATGTGGCTAGAGGACTGGTTAGAACAGAAGAAAGCAAACAGAACATTGGTGCTGAAGATGACGTTTTTATTGGCGATATAAGGGATGCCGAAAGTATTATTCCTGCAATTCAGGGTATAGATGTTCTCATAATCCTCACAAGTGCAGTGCCACTGATAAAACCTGGGTTTGATCCAACGAAAGGACAAAGACCAGAGTTCTATTTTGATGATGGTGCATATCCTGAACAG GTTGACTGGATTGGGCAGAAAAATCAAATAGATGCCG CTAAGGCTGCTGGAGTGAAGCAGATTGTGTTGGTAGGGTCTATGGGTGGAACAGACCTTAACAATCCTTTGAATAGCTTGGGTAATGGAAATATATTG GTTTGGAAAAGGAAGGCAGAGCAATATCTGGCTGATTCTGGCGTCCCATATACAATTATAAG GGCTGGTGGTTTGCAAGACAAAGATGGAGGACTTAGAGAACTACTTGTAGGGAAGGATGATGAGCTTCTCAAGACTGAAACCAGAACCATAAGTAGAGCTGATGTTGCTGAAGTCTGTATTCAG GCACTAAATTATGAGGAGGCCAAATTCAAGGCATTTGACTTGGCATCAAAACCTGAGGGAGCAGGTTCAGCAACAAAGGACTTTAAGGCTTTATTTTCCCAGATCACTACTcggttttaa
- the LOC137826357 gene encoding scarecrow-like protein 9 yields MQRLVLMDPRICGFSGPSNEVRLGNQRFENDFFDQSREFGYLQSNLVPNKTPSASSVLSHEEPSPEECEFSDAILSYISQILMEEDMEDKTCMLHDSLDLQIAERSFYEVIGEKYPSSLLENPSPVDPDGGVGDRNFSENYGTCSYNDGDLSSILTNFRQNLGEFPNHNLRGNSISQSSCSSSNSVISSVEGPVDSPSSILQVPDLNSESQSILQFQKGVEEASKFLPSGIGLFANLGAANFSKLEPKMGSAELSVKVEKDVGDSFLAGSKVRKHHLGEEADDEENRSSKQAAIFSEPTLPSTSMDAILLHSLGDGRKLFMARREALQTKSDKTALSNGKSKASNSGKGRSKKQSGKKEVVDLRTLLVLCAQAVAADDYNGAHEFLKRIRKHSNPFGDGNQRLAHIFADGLEARLAGTGSQIYKGLVSKRTSAADFLKAYHLYLAACPFRKMASFVSNITIRTSSSNSARVHVIDFGILYGFQWPNFIQRLSLAVGGPPKLRITGIDFPQPGFRPAERIVETGRRLAAYAEIFKVPFEYNAIAKKWETVQLEELKIDRDEYLVVTCFYRGKNVLDESVLVDSPRNKFLSLIRKINPDLFIHGITNGAFNAPFFVTRFREALFHYSSLFDMLETIVPQEDWERMLIEKEIFGREALNVIACEGCERVERPETYRQWQARILRAGFSQQSFEHALVKRAIEKVSTSYHKDFVIDEDSQWLLQGWKGRIVYALSCWKPA; encoded by the coding sequence ATGCAAAGATTAGTCCTCATGGATCCACGTATTTGTGGGTTTAGTGGTCCCTCTAATGAAGTCCGGTTAGGAAATCAGAGATTTGAAAATGATTTCTTTGATCAAAGTAGGGAATTTGGTTACCTTCAATCCAATCTAGTGCCTAATAAGACGCCTTCTGCATCCTCTGTTTTAAGTCACGAGGAACCTTCTCCGGAAGAATGTGAATTTTCTGATGCAATTTTGAGCTACATCAGTCAGATCCTTATGGAGGAAGACATGGAAGATAAGACATGCATGTTGCATGACTCTTTAGATCTTCAAATTGCCGAGAGATCATTCTATGAGGTGATAGGAGAAAAGTACCCTTCTTCGCTTTTAGAAAATCCAAGTCCTGTTGATCCAGATGGTGGGGTTGGGGATCGTAATttctctgaaaattatggtacTTGTTCTTACAATGATGGTGATCTCAGTagtattttaacaaattttcgTCAAAATTTGGGAGAATTTCCTAACCATAATTTACGAGGCAATAGCATTTCACAGTCATCTTGTAGCTCTTCAAATAGTGTCATAAGTAGTGTGGAAGGACCTGTGGACTCTCCAAGCAGTATTCTCCAGGTTCCTGATCTGAACAGTGAGAGTCAATCCATTTTGCAATTTCAGAAGGGTGTTGAGGAAGCTAGCAAGTTTCTTCCAAGTGGAATTGGGCTCTTTGCTAATTTGGGTGCGGCTAATTTTTCAAAACTAGAGCCTAAAATGGGGAGTGCTGAATTGTCAGTTAAGGTGGAGAAGGATGTGGGGGATTCTTTTCTTGCTGGGTCCAAAGTAAGGAAACATCATCTTGGGGAAGAGGCGGATGATGAAGAAAATAGAAGCAGCAAGCAAGCTGCAATTTTCTCCGAACCTACATTGCCATCAACTTCTATGGATGCAATCCTGCTTCATAGTTTAGGGGATGGCAGGAAGCTTTTTATGGCCCGTCGTGAGGCTTTGCAAACTAAGAGTGATAAGACAGCACTGTCAAATGGTAAATCAAAGGCTTCCAACAGTGGCAAGGGACGTAGTAAGAAACAAAGTGGGAAAAAGGAAGTGGTTGATTTGAGAACACTTTTGGTTCTTTGTGCACAAGCTGTTGCAGCAGATGACTATAATGGCGCACATGAGTTTCTAAAGCGGATCAGGAAACACTCAAACCCTTTTGGGGATGGAAATCAGAGGTTGGCTCACATCTTTGCTGATGGCCTTGAAGCGCGCTTGGCTGGTACTGGTAGCCAAATTTATAAAGGACTTGTTAGCAAAAGAACATCAGCTGCTGATTTTCTGAAGGCCTATCATCTTTATCTTGCTGCTTGCCCTTTTAGGAAGATGGCTAGTTTTGTCTCTAATATCACTATAAGGACATCTTCCTCAAATTCAGCAAGGGTCCATGTTATAGATTTTGGTATCCTTTATGGTTTCCAGTGGCCTAATTTTATTCAGAGACTTTCCTTAGCAGTTGGAGGACCACCTAAACTTCGAATTACAGGAATAGACTTCCCACAACCTGGTTTCAGGCCTGCTGAGAGAATTGTAGAAACTGGACGCCGCTTGGCAGCTTATGCTGAAATATTTAAGGTGCCATTTGAGTATAATGCTATAGCAAAAAAGTGGGAAACAGTTCAGCTTGAGGAACTAAAGATTGATAGGGATGAGTACCTCGTTGTTACCTGTTTTTATCGCGGTAAAAATGTGCTTGATGAATCTGTGCTTGTGGACAGTCCAAGGAACAAATTCCTCAGTTTGATAAGGAAGATCAACCCGGATTTATTCATTCATGGCATTACTAACGGGGCCTTTAATGCGCCTTTTTTTGTTACTCGATTCAGGGAGGCACTGTTTCACTACTCTTCACTTTTTGACATGCTTGAAACTATTGTGCCTCAAGAGGATTGGGAGAGGATGCTAATTGAGAAAGAGATATTTGGCAGGGAAGCATTGAATGTCATAGCTTGTGAAGGCTGTGAGAGAGTAGAGAGGCCAGAGACTTATAGGCAGTGGCAAGCCCGGATTCTTAGGGCTGGATTTTCACAACAATCTTTTGAACATGCTTTAGTAAAGAGGGCAATAGAGAAAGTATCAACTAGCTACCACAAGGATTTTGTTATTGATGAAGATAGCCAGTGGTTGTTACAAGGTTGGAAGGGGCGAATTGTTTATGCCCTTTCTTGTTGGAAACCAGCATGA